GTAGTGGACCGGTAGCCTAGCCAGGACAGGGCGGCGGCCTCCTAAGCCGCAGGTCCGGGGTTCAAATCCCCGCCGGTCCGCCAAACAACTTTTCTGAAAAGCTTTATTAGTCTATCAGTAATTCTAAGAACTGCGATGAGGAGGGGTGGCGTCACTGATTGATGATGATGCCTGCGATGACTGAGCAAAATATTTTAACTCTCTAATACTAGGTAAGCAATGGGGCTTAATAATGAAGACCTTCCTTACAGATCAGCAAATCAAAGTTCTGATACTAAGGGCAAAGGGTCTTAAGCAAAGTGAGATAGCAGAAATCCTCGGTACCAGCAGGGCTAACGTTAGTATACTGGAAAAGAGGGCCTTGGAGAAAATAGAAAAAGCTAGAAATACTATTCTCCTATGGGAGCAGATTAATTCCAAAGTTCAAGTTAAAGTTCGGGCTGGG
This window of the Pyrococcus kukulkanii genome carries:
- a CDS encoding Tfx family DNA-binding protein, which gives rise to MKTFLTDQQIKVLILRAKGLKQSEIAEILGTSRANVSILEKRALEKIEKARNTILLWEQINSKVQVKVRAGEDIFNIPEKLFREADKAGIKVPYSTAEIIAFLVKHAPVEDRLVKRDFTLFLDSRDRLRVSECILEEGIYHD